The Rhipicephalus sanguineus isolate Rsan-2018 chromosome 7, BIME_Rsan_1.4, whole genome shotgun sequence genome includes a window with the following:
- the LOC119400104 gene encoding cuticle protein-like gives MNALKAVVFLGLLATSFAGNVGYGYGGLGYGGLAYGTGVGHVLGGGLALGHAVAAPAAVTTAVHHAPAVSYAAAPAVATTVHHAAPAVSYAAAPAVSYAAVARPAVTVARQAYTVAAAPAVSYAQYAAPAVATTVHHAAPAVSYAAAPAVSYAAPAVSYARPAVTVARQAYTVAAAPAVSYAQYAAPAVATTVHHAAPAVSYAAAPAVAVARPAVTVARQAYTVAAAPAVSYAQYAAPAAVSTTVHHAAPAVSYAAAPAVSYAAPAVAVARPAVAVARPAVSYASYAAPAVAYARPAVAATYAAPAVTAVHAAPAVTAVHAAPAVAAVHAAPAVAAVHAAPAVTAVHAAPAVSYGGYGSTFGHVLGGGLALGHAVAAPAAVSTTVHHAAPALATAPVATYGVGYGHGLGYGLGYHGLGYGLSSGYALGGYNYGLGGYSYALHKKK, from the exons ATGAACGCTCTG AAGGCTGTCGTGTTCCTCGGCCTCTTGGCCACCTCCTTCGCTGGTAATGTGGGCTATGGATATGGAGGTCTCGGATATGGTGGTCTCGCCTACGGCACTGGCGTCGGCCACGTCCTCGGTGGAGGCCTCGCCCTCGGCCACGCCGTTGCCGCGCCGGCTGCCGTGACCACCGCGGTCCACCACGCCCCAGCCGTCTCCTACGCCGCTGCCCCCGCCGTGGCCACCACCGTGCACCACGCCGCTCCGGCCGTGTCCTACGCCGCCGCTCCGGCCGTCTCCTACGCTGCCGTTGCCCGCCCAGCGGTCACGGTCGCCCGCCAAGCCTACACCGTTGCCGCTGCACCCGCTGTGAGCTACGCCCAGTACGCCGCTCCCGCCGTGGCCACTACCGTGCACCACGCCGCTCCAGCCGTGTCCTACGCCGCCGCTCCGGCCGTATCCTACGCTGCTCCGGCCGTATCCTATGCCCGCCCAGCGGTCACTGTCGCCCGCCAGGCCTACACAGTTGCCGCTGCACCCGCTGTGAGCTACGCTCAGTACGCCGCTCCCGCCGTTGCCACCACCGTGCACCACGCCGCTCCGGCCGTCTCCTACGCCGCCGCTCCCGCCGTTGCCGTTGCCCGCCCAGCGGTCACTGTCGCCCGTCAGGCCTACACCGTTGCCGCTGCGCCGGCTGTGAGCTACGCCCAGTACGCCGCTCCCGCTGCCGTATCCACGACCGTGCACCACGCCGCTCCGGCCGTTTCCTACGCAGCCGCTCCCGCAGTTTCCTACGCTGCACCCGCGGTCGCCGTCGCCCGCCCAGCCGTTGCCGTCGCCCGCCCAGCTGTCAGCTACGCCTCCTACGCCGCTCCCGCCGTTGCCTACGCTCGTCCCGCTGTTGCCGCCACATACGCCGCCCCAGCCGTGACCGCCGTCCACGCTGCTCCAGCCGTCACTGCCGTCCACGCTGCCCCAGCAGTCGCTGCCGTCCACGCTGCCCCAGCAGTCGCTGCCGTCCACGCTGCCCCAGCCGTGACAGCCGTGCACGCTGCCCCAGCTGTCAGCTATGGCGGCTATGGAAGCACCTTCGGCCACGTTCTCGGCGGTGGTCTTGCTCTCGGACACGCTGTCGCTGCCCCGGCTGCCGtctccaccaccgtccaccacgCCGCCCCAGCTTTGGCGACCGCCCCAGTTGCCACCTACGGAGTTGGCTACGGCCACGGTCTCGGCTACGGCCTCGGATACCACGGTCTCGGCTACGGTCTGAGCAGCGGCTACGCCCTCGGTGGCTACAACTATGGCCTCGGCGGCTACAGCTACGCCCTCCACAAGAAGAAGTAA